From Synechococcus sp. A10-1-5-1, a single genomic window includes:
- a CDS encoding alpha/beta hydrolase has translation MRRVLALAVLLTASTGLAPAIAEPYPALQLTTGADVWSIPYAALEQFINEGTFSDQRLMQLVIRSGWPEADLRVALAKPYSVDYLTLSRFLNSKEGEAFLVQQSQAYRPLKASGTVGIEALRYAILENAKSGTLSAMGILKQLPVPMAFNLSGPPIVRCSSLPCDKPEQCRSVLSWWIFLPACLQAAAMNG, from the coding sequence ATGCGGCGCGTTCTGGCTCTGGCGGTTCTGCTGACTGCCTCCACCGGTCTCGCTCCGGCCATTGCGGAGCCGTATCCCGCCCTTCAGCTCACCACGGGAGCCGATGTCTGGAGCATCCCCTACGCGGCGCTCGAGCAGTTCATCAACGAGGGCACCTTCAGCGACCAGCGCTTGATGCAGCTGGTGATCCGCTCCGGTTGGCCCGAGGCTGATCTGCGGGTAGCCCTGGCCAAGCCTTACAGCGTGGACTACCTGACCCTGTCGCGCTTTCTGAACTCCAAGGAAGGCGAGGCGTTTCTGGTTCAGCAGAGCCAGGCCTACAGGCCCCTGAAGGCCAGCGGCACGGTCGGGATTGAAGCGCTGCGCTACGCGATCCTCGAGAACGCCAAGTCCGGCACGCTGTCGGCGATGGGGATCTTGAAGCAGCTGCCGGTGCCGATGGCCTTCAACCTCAGCGGTCCGCCGATCGTGCGTTGCTCATCGCTGCCCTGCGACAAGCCGGAGCAGTGCCGCTCGGTGCTGAGTTGGTGGATCTTCCTGCCGGCCTGCCTCCAGGCCGCGGCAATGAACGGCTGA
- a CDS encoding response regulator — protein MTQLVAVVDDDPRIRELLACELEDLGAEVLRCREGGELLADGRLDQVELVLLDWVMPGLDGEATLRALKGQAFQAPVVVVTALSDPRVSETAQREGAAATLLKTEAVDHLPQLLNRR, from the coding sequence ATGACCCAACTGGTGGCGGTGGTCGACGACGACCCGCGTATCCGCGAACTCCTGGCCTGCGAGCTGGAGGACCTGGGAGCCGAGGTGTTGCGCTGCCGCGAGGGGGGCGAGCTGCTGGCGGACGGCCGGCTGGATCAAGTGGAGCTGGTGCTGCTGGATTGGGTGATGCCCGGGCTGGATGGCGAGGCCACCCTACGGGCCCTCAAAGGCCAAGCCTTCCAGGCGCCCGTGGTGGTCGTCACTGCCCTATCGGATCCGCGGGTCAGCGAGACCGCCCAGCGGGAAGGGGCGGCCGCGACGCTGCTGAAAACCGAGGCGGTCGATCATCTACCGCAGCTGCTCAACCGGCGCTGA
- a CDS encoding GspH/FimT family protein: MLRSAGYSLPELLLVMALLGLLGSLSVQNGGGLLARQRLEAATRSLEQGINRARSEAIQRHGPCGMRLGETAWLPPAAGSALEPCFSGSVPWPQGVVLQHNFPELLRFTGSGLVLDGGTALLTHPGTDLARCLVMGLPLGVVRLGRIGEKGCEVDPSL; encoded by the coding sequence GTGTTGAGGTCCGCTGGTTACTCCCTACCGGAGCTGCTGCTGGTGATGGCTTTGCTGGGGTTGCTTGGGTCTCTGAGCGTCCAGAACGGCGGTGGGTTGCTGGCTCGCCAGCGTCTGGAGGCGGCAACGCGGTCCCTGGAGCAGGGGATTAACCGCGCCCGCTCGGAGGCGATCCAACGGCATGGCCCCTGCGGGATGCGTCTGGGGGAGACGGCCTGGCTGCCTCCCGCAGCTGGCAGTGCCCTGGAGCCGTGTTTCAGCGGTAGCGTGCCTTGGCCGCAGGGGGTGGTGCTGCAACACAACTTCCCCGAGTTGCTGCGTTTTACCGGCTCGGGCTTGGTGTTGGATGGCGGCACGGCATTGCTGACGCATCCCGGGACGGACTTGGCGCGCTGTTTGGTGATGGGCTTGCCGCTTGGGGTGGTGCGATTGGGACGGATCGGCGAGAAGGGCTGTGAAGTCGATCCGAGCCTCTAA
- the lepA gene encoding translation elongation factor 4, which produces MTDVPASRIRNFCIIAHIDHGKSTLADRLLQDTGTVAVRDMQEQFLDNMELERERGITIKLQAARMEYKAADGETYILNLIDTPGHVDFSYEVSRSLQACEGALLVVDASQGVEAQTLANVYLALENDLEIIPVLNKIDLPGADPDRISEEIEAIIGLDCTGAIPCSAKSGLGVPEILQAVVDRVPPPPDRVKEPLRALIFDSYYDPYRGVIVYFRVISGSISTKDKVLLMASKKTYELDEVGVMAPDQRKVDSLQAGEVGYLAASIKAVADARVGDTITLVNNPAEAPLPGYTEAKPMVFCGLFPTDADQYPDLREALDKLQLSDAALKYEPETSSAMGFGFRCGFLGLLHMEIVQERLEREYNLDLIVTAPSVIYQVNMLDGETLMVDNPATLPDPQKRESIEEPYVKLEIYTPNTYNGTLMELCQERRGEFIDMKFITTERVTLHYEMPLAEVVTDFFDQMKSRTKGYASMEYSLIGYRKNDLVRLDVLINAERADPLTTIVHRDKAYNVGKGLVEKLKELIPRQQFKIPIQASIGSRVIASESISAMRKDVLAKCYGGDISRKKKLLQKQAKGKKRMKAMGKVEVPQEAFMAVLKLNQ; this is translated from the coding sequence ATGACCGACGTCCCCGCTTCACGGATCCGCAATTTCTGCATCATTGCCCACATCGACCACGGGAAGTCGACCCTGGCCGATCGCCTGCTGCAGGACACCGGCACGGTGGCCGTTCGTGACATGCAGGAGCAGTTCCTCGACAACATGGAGCTCGAGCGGGAGCGGGGCATCACCATCAAGCTCCAGGCCGCGCGCATGGAGTACAAGGCGGCCGACGGCGAGACCTACATCCTCAACCTGATCGACACCCCCGGTCACGTTGACTTCTCTTATGAGGTCAGCCGCTCCCTGCAGGCCTGTGAGGGGGCGCTGCTGGTGGTGGATGCCAGTCAGGGCGTTGAAGCGCAGACCCTGGCCAACGTCTATTTGGCCTTAGAGAACGACCTGGAGATCATCCCGGTCCTCAACAAGATCGACCTGCCGGGCGCGGATCCCGATCGGATCAGCGAAGAGATCGAAGCGATCATTGGCCTGGACTGCACCGGCGCGATTCCCTGTTCAGCCAAGAGTGGCTTGGGGGTCCCGGAGATCCTGCAGGCCGTGGTGGACCGGGTGCCCCCGCCGCCGGATCGGGTGAAGGAGCCCCTGCGGGCACTGATCTTCGACTCCTATTACGACCCCTACCGCGGGGTGATCGTCTACTTCCGGGTGATCTCCGGCTCGATCAGTACCAAGGACAAGGTGCTGCTGATGGCCAGCAAGAAGACCTACGAACTCGATGAGGTGGGGGTGATGGCCCCCGACCAGCGCAAGGTCGACAGCCTGCAGGCCGGTGAAGTGGGTTACCTGGCGGCCTCGATTAAGGCCGTGGCCGATGCCCGCGTCGGCGACACGATCACCCTGGTGAACAACCCCGCCGAGGCGCCGCTGCCGGGTTACACCGAGGCCAAGCCGATGGTGTTCTGCGGTCTGTTTCCGACCGACGCCGACCAGTACCCGGATCTGCGCGAGGCCCTGGACAAGCTGCAGCTCAGCGATGCGGCACTGAAGTACGAGCCGGAAACCAGCAGCGCCATGGGCTTTGGCTTCCGCTGCGGCTTCCTAGGTCTCCTGCACATGGAGATCGTGCAGGAGCGTCTGGAGCGTGAGTACAACCTCGATCTCATCGTCACCGCTCCATCGGTGATCTATCAGGTGAACATGCTCGATGGGGAGACCTTGATGGTCGACAACCCGGCGACGCTGCCCGATCCCCAGAAGCGCGAATCGATCGAAGAGCCCTACGTGAAGCTCGAGATCTACACGCCGAACACCTACAACGGCACCTTGATGGAGCTCTGCCAGGAGCGCCGCGGTGAGTTCATCGACATGAAGTTCATCACCACCGAGCGGGTGACCCTGCACTACGAGATGCCCCTGGCGGAGGTGGTGACCGACTTCTTCGATCAGATGAAGTCGCGCACGAAGGGCTACGCCTCGATGGAGTACTCCCTGATCGGCTACCGCAAGAACGATCTGGTGCGCCTCGATGTCTTGATCAATGCCGAGCGGGCCGATCCCCTGACGACGATCGTGCACCGGGACAAGGCCTACAACGTGGGCAAGGGCCTGGTGGAGAAGCTCAAGGAGCTGATCCCCCGCCAGCAGTTCAAGATCCCGATCCAGGCCTCCATCGGCAGCCGGGTGATCGCCTCGGAGAGCATCAGCGCGATGCGCAAGGACGTGCTCGCCAAGTGCTACGGCGGTGATATCTCCCGGAAGAAGAAACTGCTGCAGAAGCAGGCCAAGGGCAAGAAGCGGATGAAGGCGATGGGCAAGGTCGAGGTGCCCCAGGAGGCCTTCATGGCTGTGCTGAAGCTGAACCAGTGA
- a CDS encoding prepilin-type N-terminal cleavage/methylation domain-containing protein, with amino-acid sequence MKSIRASKNAGFSLVELLLALALGMGLFGVILQALLAEGRNSGQLVRLLRERAFQRRSLDLVASDLRQAKGISAWPELAEPACSLAGRAPVLHLETAVGPISYSFGRAPSAIWRGQVLMRCGPPYGLDGLLSAGESTPNRVVIDGLMATGAEVSPSEGVLRLELQQQFASGGREQTIRSQRLLDLTGLELL; translated from the coding sequence GTGAAGTCGATCCGAGCCTCTAAGAACGCTGGTTTTTCCCTGGTGGAGCTGCTGTTGGCGCTGGCCCTAGGGATGGGGTTGTTTGGCGTGATCCTGCAGGCCCTGCTGGCGGAGGGGCGTAACAGCGGCCAGCTGGTGCGGCTCCTGCGGGAGAGGGCATTTCAGCGGCGCAGCTTGGACCTGGTTGCTTCTGACTTGCGCCAGGCCAAGGGGATCAGCGCCTGGCCGGAGCTGGCGGAGCCGGCCTGTTCCCTGGCGGGGCGCGCCCCGGTGCTGCACCTGGAGACTGCAGTTGGGCCGATTAGTTATTCATTCGGGCGAGCCCCCAGTGCGATCTGGCGAGGCCAGGTGTTGATGCGCTGTGGTCCGCCCTATGGCCTCGATGGGTTGCTGAGTGCAGGTGAATCGACTCCCAATCGTGTGGTGATCGATGGCTTGATGGCAACTGGAGCGGAGGTATCTCCATCAGAGGGGGTGTTGCGGCTGGAGTTGCAACAGCAGTTCGCGAGCGGCGGCCGCGAGCAAACCATTCGTTCCCAGCGGCTGTTGGATTTGACCGGCCTGGAGCTGCTTTAG
- a CDS encoding prepilin-type N-terminal cleavage/methylation domain-containing protein → MKDEAGFSMPELMVVIVIVGILSGLAIPNFLQRWEDERLNSAAKLTTSWLEDLRRKAIQNSTVCRAVIDSAAATFTGTCDHQPTQSSVLDLQQEITNTTGLSFALQNGSPSTWVFTPRGTTTTDGDLRINLLGSSHARCLRLLEPLGSLRAGKFRSGLCVFTTSY, encoded by the coding sequence ATGAAAGACGAGGCTGGTTTTTCGATGCCAGAGCTGATGGTTGTCATCGTGATCGTTGGCATCCTCTCGGGCCTCGCCATTCCCAATTTTCTGCAGCGCTGGGAGGACGAACGCCTCAACAGCGCCGCAAAACTCACCACCAGCTGGCTGGAAGATCTCAGACGCAAAGCCATTCAAAATTCAACGGTCTGCCGGGCCGTCATTGACAGTGCTGCCGCCACCTTCACGGGGACCTGCGATCACCAACCGACTCAAAGCTCGGTGTTGGATCTTCAGCAAGAGATCACCAACACCACTGGCTTGAGTTTCGCCTTGCAGAACGGTTCTCCCTCCACCTGGGTCTTCACCCCTCGGGGCACAACCACAACCGATGGCGACCTCCGCATCAACCTGCTCGGCAGCAGCCACGCACGTTGCCTGCGCTTGCTGGAACCCCTCGGCTCCTTGCGTGCGGGCAAGTTTCGCTCAGGACTATGCGTCTTCACCACCAGCTACTGA
- a CDS encoding CopG family transcriptional regulator gives MRTTLSLDDDVLAAAKVLARQRKQPIGSVISDLAREGLAQANRKNQETPKARRNGLALLPRRADGSPVDLELVNSLRED, from the coding sequence GACCTTGTCCCTCGACGACGACGTCCTTGCGGCAGCCAAGGTGCTGGCGCGACAACGCAAGCAACCGATTGGCAGCGTGATCAGCGACCTCGCTCGCGAAGGATTAGCGCAGGCCAATCGGAAGAACCAGGAGACCCCAAAGGCCAGGCGCAATGGCCTGGCGCTGCTTCCCCGACGCGCAGATGGATCCCCTGTGGACTTGGAGCTAGTGAACAGCCTGCGGGAGGACTAA
- a CDS encoding TA system VapC family ribonuclease toxin, whose amino-acid sequence MAKATALLDVNVLIALLDPQHVHHELCHGWFASRGDAPWASCAITQNAVLRILGNPRYPNSPGPPASVAPHLDSLVGHPNHQFWESNPSLLGQPFIERSALVDHAQITDLYLLALAKHHGGTLATLDQRIQVKKGEQGLELIRP is encoded by the coding sequence ATGGCGAAAGCGACAGCCCTCCTGGACGTCAATGTTCTGATTGCCCTTCTCGATCCGCAACACGTTCACCACGAGCTCTGCCATGGCTGGTTCGCGAGCCGGGGCGATGCCCCCTGGGCCAGTTGCGCCATCACCCAAAACGCTGTGCTGCGGATCCTTGGCAATCCGCGCTATCCCAACTCCCCAGGTCCGCCGGCCAGCGTGGCGCCCCACCTCGACAGCCTGGTGGGACATCCCAACCATCAATTCTGGGAAAGCAATCCGAGCTTGCTCGGCCAACCGTTCATCGAACGTTCCGCGTTGGTCGATCACGCGCAGATCACAGATCTCTACCTGCTTGCACTGGCCAAGCATCACGGCGGAACACTGGCCACCCTCGATCAACGCATCCAGGTCAAGAAAGGAGAGCAAGGGTTGGAGCTGATTCGCCCCTAA
- a CDS encoding type IV pilin protein, whose product MTASTLKPQLRHTLLRNLNAKQSGKKNWLQKGFTLVELMIVIVIVGILSAVALPNFLSQTEKAKAAEPKTKVSALLKQAAAEALEGTAATAVTTMNTATTGPVAVATATGNWTYTMSSGSTAADDIVVTAAPKSGTAAAGITSIQGCVDVKTGAIEVEQSATAKTAC is encoded by the coding sequence ATGACGGCTTCCACCCTCAAGCCTCAGCTTCGCCACACTCTGCTGAGAAACCTGAACGCCAAACAATCCGGCAAAAAGAATTGGCTTCAGAAGGGCTTCACCTTGGTGGAGCTGATGATCGTGATTGTGATTGTTGGCATCTTGAGTGCCGTAGCCTTACCAAACTTTTTGAGTCAAACCGAAAAAGCAAAAGCTGCCGAACCAAAAACAAAAGTGTCAGCACTACTGAAACAAGCAGCCGCAGAAGCCCTGGAAGGCACCGCTGCAACAGCAGTAACAACAATGAACACAGCAACCACAGGCCCAGTCGCTGTTGCGACAGCAACTGGCAACTGGACATACACGATGAGCTCCGGATCAACAGCAGCCGACGATATCGTGGTCACAGCAGCACCCAAATCAGGTACCGCCGCCGCAGGAATAACGTCTATTCAGGGATGTGTCGACGTGAAGACAGGCGCAATTGAAGTCGAACAGTCAGCGACAGCAAAAACAGCTTGCTAA
- a CDS encoding ABC transporter permease, whose translation MARWGVVIVLVYALVAVLTPLFIHLGLLPEVNGGLENPIYAPPSWQHWCGTDRLGRDVCSRTLAGSGVALQVVVVALVSALVIGVPLGMVSGYLGGWLDRVLVLLMDTLYTLPVLLLSVVLAFLLGKGLPNAAAALCVVYIPQYFRVVRNQTAQVKAELYVEAARSLGASPWWILRRYLFRNVITSVPVLLTLNAADAVLVLGGLGFLGLGLPETVPEWGSDLQQALNALPTGVWWTALYPGVAMFVLVLGLSFLGEGLESWLSGSSNNLRSEQ comes from the coding sequence ATGGCCCGCTGGGGTGTGGTGATCGTCCTGGTTTACGCCCTGGTGGCGGTGCTGACGCCGCTGTTCATTCACCTGGGTTTGCTGCCCGAGGTGAATGGCGGGTTGGAGAACCCGATCTATGCGCCGCCGTCCTGGCAGCACTGGTGCGGCACGGATCGCCTCGGCCGCGATGTCTGCAGCCGCACCCTGGCGGGAAGCGGCGTGGCCCTGCAGGTCGTGGTGGTGGCCCTGGTCTCGGCCCTGGTGATTGGGGTGCCTCTGGGGATGGTCAGCGGCTACCTCGGCGGCTGGCTGGATCGAGTCCTGGTGCTGCTCATGGACACGCTTTACACCCTGCCCGTCCTGCTGTTGTCGGTGGTGCTGGCCTTCCTGCTGGGCAAGGGCCTGCCCAATGCCGCTGCGGCCCTCTGCGTCGTCTACATCCCGCAGTACTTCCGGGTGGTCCGCAACCAGACCGCCCAGGTCAAGGCTGAGCTCTACGTGGAAGCGGCCCGCTCCCTGGGGGCCAGTCCCTGGTGGATCCTGCGCCGCTACCTCTTCCGCAATGTCATCACCTCGGTGCCGGTCCTGCTGACCCTGAACGCGGCCGACGCCGTGCTGGTGCTCGGTGGCCTGGGCTTCCTCGGCCTAGGGCTTCCCGAGACCGTGCCGGAGTGGGGCAGTGATCTGCAGCAGGCCCTCAATGCCCTGCCCACCGGGGTCTGGTGGACGGCCCTCTACCCCGGGGTGGCGATGTTTGTTCTCGTGCTTGGGCTCTCGTTCCTTGGGGAGGGCCTGGAGAGTTGGCTGAGCGGCAGCAGCAACAACCTCCGCTCGGAGCAGTAG
- a CDS encoding sensor histidine kinase KdpD: MPASSIRRHLQATSLLAVLAGYVVLLGVNRELSGRLRYDRHVAQAEAAREVLERLAPADVDTPAELQELLSELATPTWMVWLQPQRAKGPPLLLPVGPLFEDYSATHPLIAAAAKELLQSSRPHEFELAGRSYFTSAIPIRLAGQPYQLRFVQDFSLQHAQEQQLQLLLIAVAGMTALFTSALLRLVIHRGLMPLEVFSESLKGMTSTSLSTERLSLKGQPQELRPIGTAFNDLLDRLSEAWEHQRTFVNGVSHELRTPITLISGYSRRLLRHRDQLSTADQEQLQLVAEESDSMGRLVNDLLEIARDDAGRLQLECRQLDPYAVLSDLFSRLQASSNGRLRLLPAPVGYAEVSADPERLSQCLTNLVENASKYSPPASPIELCLSSDAEVVVLHVIDHGPGVPAEERQQIFERFRRGSTTGGVSGHGIGLAVVKTLMERMGGSVAVVDAPAGGADFQLRLPAVLTASSEPRPSRNESLRRWFSAG, encoded by the coding sequence ATGCCTGCCTCCTCCATTCGCCGTCATCTGCAGGCCACCAGCTTGCTGGCGGTTTTGGCTGGCTACGTCGTCCTGCTCGGTGTGAATCGCGAGCTCTCCGGTCGCCTGCGCTACGACCGCCATGTGGCCCAGGCCGAGGCCGCCCGGGAGGTGCTCGAACGCCTGGCCCCCGCCGATGTCGATACCCCCGCGGAGCTGCAGGAACTCCTCAGTGAACTGGCCACGCCGACCTGGATGGTCTGGCTTCAGCCCCAGCGAGCCAAAGGACCGCCGCTGCTGCTGCCCGTTGGTCCCCTCTTTGAGGACTACAGCGCCACCCATCCCTTGATCGCTGCGGCCGCCAAGGAGTTGCTGCAGAGCTCCAGGCCCCATGAATTCGAGTTGGCCGGCCGCTCTTACTTCACCTCCGCTATTCCCATTCGCCTGGCGGGCCAGCCCTATCAACTGCGCTTTGTTCAGGACTTCAGCCTGCAACACGCCCAGGAGCAGCAACTCCAGTTGCTCTTGATCGCCGTCGCCGGGATGACAGCGCTGTTCACCTCAGCTCTGCTGCGGCTGGTGATTCACCGCGGCCTGATGCCCCTGGAGGTCTTTAGTGAGTCGCTCAAAGGCATGACCAGTACTTCCCTCAGCACGGAGCGCCTTTCGTTGAAGGGGCAGCCCCAGGAACTCAGGCCGATCGGCACAGCCTTTAACGATCTCCTGGACCGTCTCTCGGAGGCCTGGGAGCACCAGCGCACCTTTGTCAATGGCGTCTCCCATGAGCTGCGCACGCCCATCACCCTGATTTCCGGCTACAGCCGCCGGCTCTTGCGCCATCGCGATCAGCTCTCCACGGCCGATCAGGAGCAGCTGCAGTTGGTGGCTGAGGAATCCGACTCGATGGGGCGCCTGGTCAACGACCTGCTGGAGATCGCCCGGGACGATGCGGGGCGTTTGCAGCTCGAGTGCCGTCAGCTCGACCCCTACGCCGTGCTCTCCGATCTGTTCAGCCGGCTCCAGGCCAGTAGCAATGGCCGCTTGCGCCTGCTGCCTGCGCCAGTGGGATACGCGGAAGTCTCGGCGGATCCGGAACGCCTCAGCCAGTGCCTCACCAACCTGGTGGAGAACGCCAGCAAATACAGCCCTCCGGCTTCGCCGATTGAGCTGTGTCTCAGCAGTGATGCCGAGGTCGTCGTTTTGCATGTGATTGACCACGGACCCGGGGTTCCCGCCGAGGAGCGGCAGCAGATCTTTGAGCGCTTCCGCCGCGGCAGCACCACAGGTGGGGTCTCAGGCCATGGCATCGGATTGGCGGTGGTCAAGACCCTGATGGAGCGGATGGGCGGAAGCGTCGCGGTGGTGGATGCGCCCGCCGGTGGGGCTGATTTCCAGCTGCGCCTACCCGCCGTGCTGACTGCTTCGAGCGAGCCGCGCCCGAGCCGCAATGAGTCCCTCCGTCGCTGGTTCAGCGCCGGTTGA
- a CDS encoding NifU family protein, whose protein sequence is MSTETPAAAATENADPRALTIENVERTLDELRPYLMADGGNVEVVEIDGPIVKVRLQGACGSCPSSTMTLKMGIERKLREAIPEVSEVVQVL, encoded by the coding sequence ATGAGCACCGAAACCCCAGCAGCAGCGGCGACCGAAAACGCCGATCCCCGCGCCCTAACAATCGAGAACGTGGAGCGCACCCTCGATGAGCTGCGTCCCTATCTGATGGCCGACGGCGGCAACGTGGAAGTGGTGGAAATCGACGGCCCGATCGTCAAGGTGCGTCTGCAGGGCGCCTGCGGCTCCTGCCCCAGCAGCACCATGACCTTGAAGATGGGCATCGAGCGCAAGCTGCGCGAAGCCATCCCCGAAGTCAGCGAAGTCGTGCAGGTGCTCTGA
- a CDS encoding response regulator transcription factor encodes MAPGSQATRLLLADDDPKLRQFLELELAEEGYTVQSAATGMDALLAIRQDAPELVILDWMLPDLSGVEVCQRLRSTGLGVPVLMLTGRDAVADRVEALDAGADDYLVKPFSIEELLARLRALARRGTRSEPGLLQIDDLMLNTASHEVSRGGAAIHLSLTEFSLLRELMREPGRVQSREQLLHSVWGEGFVGDSNVLDVYVRYLRRKLEPEGQPTLIQTVRGVGFLLKPGAPKIVAP; translated from the coding sequence ATGGCCCCTGGCAGCCAAGCCACCCGACTGCTGCTTGCGGACGACGATCCCAAGCTGCGGCAGTTCCTGGAGCTCGAGCTCGCGGAGGAGGGTTACACGGTGCAGAGCGCCGCCACCGGCATGGATGCCCTCCTGGCGATTCGCCAGGACGCGCCGGAGCTGGTGATCCTCGATTGGATGCTGCCGGACCTCAGCGGCGTCGAGGTCTGCCAGCGGCTGCGCTCCACAGGATTGGGGGTACCGGTGCTGATGCTTACCGGCCGTGATGCCGTGGCCGATCGGGTCGAGGCCCTCGATGCCGGGGCGGATGACTACCTGGTGAAGCCGTTCTCGATCGAAGAGCTCCTGGCGCGGCTGCGGGCCCTGGCCCGGCGCGGGACGAGAAGCGAGCCCGGCCTGCTGCAGATCGACGACCTGATGCTGAACACCGCCAGCCATGAGGTCAGCCGAGGCGGTGCCGCGATCCACCTGAGCCTGACGGAATTCAGCCTGCTGCGGGAGCTGATGCGCGAACCAGGGCGGGTGCAGAGCCGCGAGCAGCTGCTCCACAGCGTCTGGGGCGAAGGCTTCGTCGGCGACAGCAATGTCCTGGATGTCTACGTGCGCTACCTGCGCCGCAAACTCGAGCCGGAGGGTCAACCCACCTTGATCCAGACGGTCCGCGGCGTGGGCTTCCTGCTCAAACCCGGGGCCCCAAAGATCGTGGCGCCATGA
- the serS gene encoding serine--tRNA ligase: MLDQRLLRENPELITEQLGRRGMKLDLTGLQLMARQERDLEEKRSNLQAEGNRIGKEVGLKIKGGSAPNSPEVQALRDEGNRIKQQVAVLEEEEKTLEAKLRQELLTLPNLPSAEAPDGKDENDNVEIKTWGTPRANEDWLEEHWQIAERLGLFETERSVRIAQSRFVTLMGLGARLERSLINFMLDLHGGKGYREVLPPILVNSASLTGSGQLPKFAEESFRCAEDDLWLTPTAEVPVTSLHRGEVIPADQLPLKYVAYTPCFRREAGSYGRDTRGLIRLHQFNKVELYWFCHPEHSAEAHQQITADAEAVLEALELPYRKIELCTGDMGFSATRTYDLEVWLPGAGAYREISSCSVCGDFQARRSAIRCKEGKTTQLLHTLNGSGLAVGRTMAALLENGQQIDGSIKLPAALVPYFGADTIPAA; encoded by the coding sequence GTGCTGGATCAGCGCCTGCTGCGCGAGAACCCTGAGCTGATCACCGAGCAGCTCGGGCGCCGTGGCATGAAGCTCGATCTCACGGGCCTGCAACTGATGGCGCGCCAGGAGCGCGACCTCGAAGAAAAGCGCAGCAACCTCCAAGCCGAGGGCAACCGCATCGGCAAGGAGGTTGGCCTCAAGATCAAGGGCGGCTCGGCTCCCAACAGTCCCGAGGTCCAGGCCCTGCGGGACGAGGGCAACCGGATCAAGCAGCAGGTCGCGGTCCTTGAAGAGGAAGAGAAGACCCTCGAGGCCAAGCTGCGCCAGGAGCTGCTGACCCTGCCCAACCTGCCCTCGGCCGAGGCCCCCGACGGCAAGGACGAGAACGACAACGTCGAGATCAAGACCTGGGGCACCCCCCGGGCCAACGAAGACTGGCTCGAGGAGCACTGGCAGATCGCCGAGCGCCTCGGCCTCTTTGAAACCGAGCGCTCCGTGCGGATCGCCCAGAGCCGCTTTGTGACCCTGATGGGTCTCGGGGCTCGGCTCGAGCGCTCCCTGATCAACTTCATGCTCGACCTGCACGGCGGCAAGGGCTACCGCGAGGTCCTGCCGCCGATCCTGGTCAACAGCGCCAGCCTCACCGGCTCCGGCCAGCTCCCCAAATTTGCTGAGGAAAGCTTCCGTTGCGCCGAGGACGACCTCTGGCTGACCCCCACGGCTGAGGTGCCCGTCACCTCCCTGCACCGCGGCGAGGTCATCCCCGCGGATCAACTGCCGCTCAAGTACGTCGCCTACACCCCCTGCTTCCGCCGCGAGGCCGGGAGCTACGGCCGCGACACCCGGGGCCTGATCCGCCTGCACCAGTTCAACAAGGTGGAGCTCTACTGGTTCTGCCATCCGGAGCACTCCGCCGAGGCGCACCAACAGATCACCGCTGACGCTGAAGCGGTGCTCGAAGCCCTGGAGCTCCCCTACCGCAAGATCGAGCTCTGCACCGGGGACATGGGCTTCTCCGCCACCCGCACCTACGACCTGGAGGTCTGGCTGCCAGGGGCCGGCGCCTACCGCGAAATCTCCAGCTGCTCGGTCTGCGGCGACTTCCAGGCCCGCCGCTCCGCCATCCGCTGCAAGGAGGGCAAGACCACTCAGCTGCTGCACACCCTCAACGGCAGTGGCCTGGCGGTGGGGCGCACCATGGCGGCCCTGCTGGAGAACGGACAGCAGATCGACGGTTCGATCAAGCTCCCTGCGGCCCTGGTGCCCTACTTCGGCGCCGACACCATCCCCGCGGCCTAA